The nucleotide sequence TGAACCCGTATGTGAAATCAGTGAGGTCTTGCCGTGCATCATCTTTCTCGCTTTCACAATCTTGCCTCCAAAAACCTGCCCGATCGACTGATGCCCCAGACATACGCCCAGAATCGGAATCTTTCCTGCAAAAAACCGGATAGCCTCCATCGAAATCCCTGCATCATCCGGTGTACATGGCCCCGGCGATACAAGAAGATGGGTCAAAGGCAACCCCGCCAGTTCAGATACCGTTACCTTGTCGTTGCGAAAGATCTTCACATCGCAACCAAACTCTCTCAGATACTGGACAAGGTTGTAGGTGAATGAATCATAATTGTCAATAACTCCTATCATCT is from Effusibacillus lacus and encodes:
- a CDS encoding anthranilate synthase component II, whose translation is MIGVIDNYDSFTYNLVQYLREFGCDVKIFRNDKVTVSELAGLPLTHLLVSPGPCTPDDAGISMEAIRFFAGKIPILGVCLGHQSIGQVFGGKIVKARKMMHGKTSLISHTGSGVFETLPNPFRATRYHSLVIEPESVPDCLEVLAQSEDGEVMAVRHKEFAITGVQFHPESILTEGGKTIIRNFLNQRERIFV